The following proteins come from a genomic window of Gadus morhua chromosome 11, gadMor3.0, whole genome shotgun sequence:
- the znf608 gene encoding LOW QUALITY PROTEIN: zinc finger protein 608 (The sequence of the model RefSeq protein was modified relative to this genomic sequence to represent the inferred CDS: inserted 9 bases in 7 codons; deleted 9 bases in 7 codons; substituted 2 bases at 2 genomic stop codons), translating to MWFIEYVIILRLCWGQGLVRRHREKRHSAAGRNDLNADCDPSRRAAMDRFLQRGCREPSPPALHLHTSVPSDQTRGSGSSSESRKHALKRDRTGEVTDAADSPLLTALCGSGVDAAEQRVVAATRRGAQPGGGAVMLSTAGQALREPGHDVITAPKEERKGKRAMMMRGWKRDAVIRTRKEKYADVFAPSALPELLSRDGHCAAEWMGVENENGQENGMVGINELNGLTGLKSGSAAVVSPAVKKHRGADKLDSMFPVPPPPSPCRRGXLPGSSPKQVVVMTRSIGTNTPEGAGAPGGPEPDSACLGPCRPGTSVNLEGIVWHETEEGVLVVNVTWRKRTYVGTLLDCTKHDWAPPRFCESPSSDPEMPSGLCRGKRMRLAISERPCVEPLPVSKVRGLSQHRSRGGGVTGASGPIHSKGRRGSLNLMNSSCRAPPSFFTVEEVKPASSTTLSSTLSVPGKRKVKPPGDLDLSLLASDDNKLGNGKRIRAKARSAPSTPQGKADPSFMDPGGGCTSSSPPPPILIDCPHPNCTKRYKHINGLRYHQTHAPLEVGGQKKPELEPLKDPEGGERLSDCEDALGSRTYHTSEASSNXXQHGLSSTKKAAPLYKVTTLGSPKNRRLLLSTDTAKTRRTSLLRDGSTTTLSNLPIISNMTVVLENCMXPDRSSTVEMPKLEAEGLIDKKGGVSDKGXKANGKAEKLSKSRANRPIAXAPPPPKLIAVPSLTNPNSVHNTSSSGSPSPAEPHPTNTQHPHQPPPTQPPTTLVPGGPTSKNPPLTTLKPIKPKLGLTDPCLGKTALVPSSKETRKKEKRRLKDKHSRDLDRTSSGEGGVKAEDCGGAGGPKPAAREAPGSLLKEHLSKQEVVNGLTGSQESRMASIRAEADKVYTFTDNAPCPSIGTSLRLDAGSGIGSPDGDSKNNSPAYSDISDAXDDGGAVECRSDCPRSKSDPPSSSSSSSCPSSASSSSSSSDETPNSHHGNLSNNHQGNASKTPPAASNPLSKDSQYYQGYDSYYLQGFMQSDRQTTAAPASHKGVDVKAKERKEDLKEEEPVDSKKAEGCGQSQLQLAMSQTQTALAQSLYYGQYSRALYSHHKLLLGNKCCDQALGGAKQRSDRGPAGPGREGXEDGKYASAGSGGAAVPAQGGDGTKGCCSKPTLSYAEKGERGDRGERAERGQLSSILDQQPGTVKASSSSSSLHNPNTPTDLDSNGSYSSPPDSLGWAYRRPRCKQPHYPLGLHGNQPEEGEADQTKEWRATLEPVGAKMATIGGGGVRGGERGGAQHATPISEAEDAERLEGEEVIGEEPIGGLCEESQSXRAAVSPPQQAYLPYQQAPLPPLPGPDAVLTSMSPNMAHSYPGFHYPLYGKTAGRDDPEGPITEPSSLELHPPSLLSQGKSPAPGEKGSPERERELERERNQVSFGRHLHTHHHTHLGVSYSLLSAPYDVYQGLSSRSLVTNQVTGQSPSESQGKN from the exons ATGTGGTTTATAGAGTATGTTATAATATTAAGGTTATGTTGGGGTCAGGGTCTGGTGAGGCGCCACCGGGAGAAGCGGCACAGCGCGGCCGGGCGGAATGACTTGAATGCTGATTGTGATCCGAGCAGACGAGCGGCGATGGATCGCTTCCTGCAGAGGGGCTGTAGGGAGCCGTCACCGCCCGCTCTCCATCTCCATACCTCGGTACCCTCGGATCAAACACGGGGATCGGGTTCTTCCTCCGAGTCACGCAAACACGCACTGAAACGCGATAGAACCGGTGAAGTAACGGACGCGGCGGACTCGCCGCTCCTAACCGCGTTGTGCGGCAGCGGCGTCGACGCGGCAGAGCAACGCGTCGTCGCGGCTACGCGGCGCGGCGCTCAGCCAGGCGGAGGCGCGGTGATGTTGTCCACTGCGGGCCAGGCGCTCCGGGAGCCCGGCCACGATGTCATAACGGCCCCTAAGGAGGAGCGGAAGGGGAAGAGAGCTATGATGATGAGGGGCTGGAAGAGAGATGCTGTCATCAGGACGAGGAAGGAGAAATACGCGGATGTCTTCGCACCGAGCGCCCTGCCCGAGCTCTTGAGCAGGGACGGGCATTGTGCGGCAGAGTGGATGGGAGTTGAGAACGAAAACGGGCAGGAGAACGGAATGGTCGGAATAAACGAATTGAACGGATTGACCGGATTGAAGAGCGGCAGCGCGGCGGTCGTCAGCCCGGCCGTCAAGAAGCACCGCGGAGCGGATAAG TTGGACTCCATGTTCCCCgtgccacccccccccagcccctgtcGCCGTGG CCTCCCCGGTTCCTCCCCCAagcaggtggtggtgatgaccCGCTCAATCGGCACCAACACCCCAGAAGGAGCGGGCGCTCCCGGGGGCCCTGAGCCAGACTCCGCCTGCCTGGGGCCCTGCCGACCAGGGACCAGCGTCAACCTGGAGGGCATTGTATGGCACGAGAcggaggagg GTGTGCTTGTGGTAAATGTGACATGGCGGAAAAGGACCTATGTGGGAACACTGTTGGACTGCACCAAACATGACTGGGCACCTCCAAG GTTTTGCGAGTCTCCCTCCAGCGACCCGGAGATGCCAAGTGGGCTGTGCCGAGGCAAACGAATGCGATTGGCTATCTCCGAGCGCCCCTGTGTGGAACCCCTCCCGGTCTCCAAGGTCCGGGGCCTATCACAGCACAGGAGCCGGGGAGGGGGCGTGACCGGAGCCTCGGGGCCGATCCACAGCAAAGGGCGGAGAGGCAGTCTGAACCTCATGAACAGCAGCTGTCGGGCTCCTCCGTCCTTCTtcacggtggaggaggtgaagccggccagcagcaccaccctctcctccaccctctccgtCCCCGGGAAGAGGAAGGTGAAGCCCCCTGGGGACCTGGACCTCAGCCTGCTCGCCTCCGACGACAACAAACTGGGTAACGGCAAGCGGATCCGAGCCAAGGCCCGCAGCGCACCGTCCACGCCCCAGGGGAAGGCTGAC CCCTCCTTCATGGACCCTGGGGGgggctgcacctcctcctcg cccccccctcccatcctcaTTGACTGCCCCCACCCCAACTGCACTAAGCGCTACAAGCACATCAACGGGCTGCGCTACCACCAGACCCACGCTCCACTGGAGGTCGGAGGGCAGAAGAAGCCAGAGCTGGAGCCCCTGAAGgaccctgag gggggggagcgccTGTCGGACTGTGAGGACGCCCTGGGCAGCAGGACCTACCACACCTCGGAGGCTAGCAGCAACTAATAGCAACA TGGCCTGAGCTCCACAAAGAAGGCTGCACCGCTCTACAAGGTGACCACACTGGGTTCTCCGAAGAACCGGAGACTGCTCCTGAGCACCGACACGGCCAAAACCAGGAGGACCTCGCTGCTCCGAGACGGG TCAACGACGACCCTCAGCAACCTGCCCATCATCTCCAACATGACCGTGGTCTTGGAGAACTGCA GTCCCGACCGCAGCTCCACCGTGGAGATGCCCAAACTGGAGGCAGAGGGTTTGATTGACAAGAAGGGCGGAGTTAGTGACAAAG AAAAGGCCAATGGGAAAGCAGAGAAGCTCTCCAAGTCCCGGGCCAACCGCCCCATCg cggccccgcccccccctaaGCTCATCGCCGTCCCCagcctaactaaccctaactctgtgCACAACACCAGCAGCTCAGGCAGCCCCAGCCCAGCAGAACCCCACCCCACTAACACCCAGCACCCTCACCAGCCCCCGCCCACACAGCCGCCCACCACCCTGGTCCCCGGGGGTCCCACCTCAAAGAACCCCCCGCTCACCACTCTAAAGCCCATCAAGCCAAAGCTCGGTCTTACGGATCCGTGTTTGGGGAAAACCGCCTTGGTCCCCAGCAGCAAGGAAACccggaagaaagagaaacggaGACTTAAGGACAAACACAGCAGAGACCTGGACAGGACCTCCAGCGGGGAGGGTGGGGTCAAGGCGGAGGACTGTGGCGGCGCTGGGGGACCCAAACCAGCAGCCAGAGAAGCTCCTGGGAGCCTCCTGAAGGAGCACCTCAGTAAACAGGAGGTGGTGAATGGTCTGACAGGAAGCCAGGAGAGCAGGATGGCCAGTATCCGGGCGGAGGCCGATAAGGTGTACACCTTCACGGACAACGCC CCATGTCCGTCCATCGGCACGTCCCTGCGCCTGGATGCCGGTAGCGGGATTGGCTCACCAGATGGTGACAGCAAGAACAACAGCCCCGCCTACTCCGATATCTCAGATG GGGACGATGGGGGGGCTGTCGAATGTCGGTCCGACTGTCCAAGATCCAAGTCAgaccctccttcctcttcctcctcctcctcatgtccctcctccgcctcctcctcctcctcctcctccgatgaGACTCCCAACAGTCACCATGGAAACCTTAGCAACAACCACCAGGGGAACGCCAGCAAGACCCCTCCCGCAGCATCCAACCCGCTGTCAAAAGACTCTCAGTACTACCAGGGCTACGACTCCTACTACCTCCAGGGGTTCATGCAGAGCGACCGGCAG ACCACTGCGGCCCCCGCCTCCCACAAGGGCGTCGACGTCAAGGCAAAGGAACGGAAGGAggacctgaaggaggaggagccagtggACTCTAAGAAGGCGGAGGGCTGCGGTCAGTCCCAGCTGCAACTGGCCATGAGTCAGACCCAGACCGCCCTGGCCCAGTCGCTGTACTACGGCCAGTACTCCAGGGCGCTCTACTCCCACCACAAACTGTTGCTGGGCAACAAGTGCTGCGACCAGGCGCTCGGCGGCGCTAAGCAACGGTCGGACCGCGGGCCGGCGGGCCCCGGCCGGGAAGG GGAGGATGGGAAATACGCATCAGCAGGGTCAGGAGGAGCGGCTGTGCCGGCCCAAGGGGGGGACGGTACGAAGGGCTGCTGCTCTAAACCCACACTGTCCTACGCGGAGAAGGGCGAACGAGGGGATCGGGGGGAGAGGGCCGAGCGAGGGCAGCTGAGCAGCATACTGGACCAACAGCCCGGCACCGTCAaggcatcctcctcctcttcgtcactTCACAACCCAAACACTCCGACAGATCTGGACTCAAATGGTTCCTACTCCAGT CCCCCAGACAGCCTCGGCTGGGCGTACAGACGGCCAAGATGCAAACAGCCACATTATCCTCTTGGTCTCCACGGCAACCAGCCAGAGGAAGGGGAGGCGGACCAGACCAAAGAATGGCGAGCTACCCTGGAGCCAGTCggagccaagatggccaccaTCGGGGGAGGCGGAgttagaggaggagaaaggggtggGGCCCAACATGCCACACCCATCAGTGAAGCGGAGGATGCTGAGCgattggagggggaggaggtgatagGCGAGGAGCCAATAGGAGGGCTGTGTGAGGAGTCGCAGA GCCGGGCAGCGgtgtcccccccccagcaggcCTACCTGCCCTACCAGCaggcccccctaccccccttaCCTGGCCCTGACGCGGTCCTCACAAGCATGTCTCCAAACATGGCCCACAGCTaccctg gtTTCCACTACCCGCTATACGGTAAGACCGCAGGGCGGGACGACCCCGAGGGACCAATC ACAGAGCCGTCCAGCCTGGAGCTCCACCCACCCAGCCTGCTCAGCCAGGGCAAGTCCCCCGCC CCGGGGGAGAAGGGctcccctgagagagagagggagttggagCGAGAGAGGAACCAGGTGTCCTTTGGCCGCCAcctccacacccaccaccacacccacctggGAGTGAGCTACAGCCTGCTGTCTGCCCCGTACGACGTCTACCAAG GTTTGAGTTCCAGATCCCTGGTCACCAATCAGGTCACGGGACAGTCCCCTTCTG AGTCCCAGGGGAAGAACTAG